In Brevibacillus brevis, a genomic segment contains:
- the hemW gene encoding radical SAM family heme chaperone HemW encodes MMPQSVYIHIPFCTNKCFYCDFNSFVTNNPQLVWDYLEALDKEMERTFAKQPPERVKTIFVGGGTPTFLDHAQMRRFLESVQSHLGNYWTGDLEFTMEANPGTTDVEKLRIMRELGVNRLSFGVQSFDNALLKRLGRIHDTDDVYRSIENAKSVGFENLTIDLMFGLPDQTMEIFRETLEKAFALGTTHFSAYSLKVEENTLFHTLYQKDQLPLPSEETELAMYLLLIEEMEKHGYRQYEISNFAKPGFESKHNKTYWLNDEYYGLGAGAHGYVSGERHVNAGPLAIYMQMSKDGLPRVEQFGVPREDAMEEQMILGLRLREGVDLSRFAERFGVSVHEVFGNIIEEETAKGMLEQQDGCLRLTRKGLPLGNEVFARFLR; translated from the coding sequence ATGATGCCGCAATCGGTTTACATCCACATTCCCTTTTGCACCAACAAATGCTTTTACTGCGACTTCAACTCGTTCGTCACGAACAATCCGCAGCTGGTCTGGGACTACCTCGAGGCACTGGACAAGGAAATGGAGCGCACGTTTGCCAAGCAGCCGCCCGAGCGTGTCAAAACGATTTTCGTCGGCGGAGGCACGCCGACTTTTCTGGACCACGCGCAAATGCGCAGGTTCTTGGAGTCGGTGCAAAGCCATCTCGGCAACTATTGGACAGGTGATCTGGAGTTTACGATGGAAGCCAATCCCGGCACGACGGACGTGGAAAAGCTGCGGATCATGCGCGAGCTGGGCGTGAATCGCCTGAGCTTCGGCGTGCAGTCCTTTGACAATGCGTTGCTCAAGCGTCTCGGGCGGATTCACGATACAGATGACGTGTACCGCAGCATCGAAAACGCGAAGAGCGTCGGCTTCGAAAACCTGACCATCGACCTGATGTTCGGCTTGCCGGACCAGACGATGGAGATTTTTCGCGAGACGCTGGAAAAGGCGTTCGCTTTGGGGACGACCCACTTTTCGGCATACAGCTTGAAGGTGGAGGAGAACACCCTCTTCCACACGCTCTACCAAAAGGACCAGCTCCCTCTGCCTTCGGAAGAGACAGAGCTCGCGATGTATTTGCTGTTGATCGAGGAGATGGAGAAGCACGGGTACCGCCAATACGAGATCAGCAACTTTGCCAAACCTGGCTTTGAAAGCAAACATAATAAAACCTACTGGCTCAATGACGAATACTATGGATTGGGAGCGGGCGCCCACGGCTACGTAAGCGGGGAGCGACACGTAAACGCCGGGCCGCTGGCCATCTACATGCAGATGAGCAAGGACGGGCTGCCGCGTGTCGAGCAATTCGGCGTCCCTCGGGAAGATGCGATGGAAGAGCAGATGATCCTCGGGCTTCGCTTGCGGGAAGGGGTGGACCTCTCCCGTTTTGCCGAGCGCTTTGGCGTATCTGTACACGAGGTGTTTGGCAACATAATAGAAGAGGAAACAGCGAAAGGCATGCTAGAGCAGCAGGATGGCTGCTTGCGCCTGACCCGCAAAGGTTTGCCGCTCGGCAACGAAGTGTTTGCCCGTTTCTTGCGCTAA
- the hrcA gene encoding heat-inducible transcriptional repressor HrcA codes for MLSERQQLILNAIVDNYIHSAEPVGSRTISKREDIGFSSATIRNEMSDLEELGYLEQPHTSAGRVPSTKGYRFYVDNLIQPQLLDENELGKLKQLFAERILHTEQVVEYTAQILSQLTNYTAVVLGPEIFEHRLKHIQIVPLNDKEAVAIVVTHTGRVENKLIELPEGIGVTEIERLVNLLNSKLTDVPLWQLRQRLYHEISGEMRRHAEQYQEMLNLIDQSLMQQEEDRVYLRGATKILGQPEFRDVDKVKDILELLERHDQLIHLFGVPADGLTVRIGQENQLDAIKQCSIVTTSYSLGGKPVGMVGILGPTRMEYGRVITVLNYLAEGLSRMLTSQFEK; via the coding sequence ATGTTATCTGAACGTCAACAGTTGATTTTAAATGCGATTGTCGACAACTACATTCATTCGGCCGAACCTGTTGGCTCCCGCACGATTTCCAAAAGGGAGGACATCGGATTTTCTTCGGCGACGATTCGCAACGAGATGTCCGATTTGGAGGAACTGGGGTATCTCGAACAGCCTCACACTTCGGCGGGACGCGTTCCTTCTACCAAAGGGTATCGTTTTTACGTCGACAACCTCATCCAGCCGCAGCTTTTGGATGAAAATGAATTGGGTAAACTGAAGCAGTTGTTTGCCGAGCGTATTCTGCACACGGAACAAGTGGTGGAATACACCGCCCAGATTCTCTCCCAGCTGACGAACTACACGGCCGTCGTACTGGGGCCGGAGATATTTGAGCACCGGTTAAAACATATACAAATCGTTCCTCTGAATGACAAAGAGGCCGTGGCTATTGTCGTCACCCATACGGGTCGCGTGGAAAACAAGCTGATCGAATTGCCGGAGGGTATCGGAGTGACCGAGATCGAGCGTCTGGTCAATCTGCTCAACAGCAAGCTTACCGATGTCCCGCTCTGGCAATTGCGCCAACGCCTGTACCACGAGATTTCGGGGGAGATGCGCCGCCACGCCGAGCAATACCAGGAAATGCTGAATCTCATTGATCAATCCCTGATGCAGCAAGAAGAGGATCGAGTGTACTTGCGCGGTGCGACCAAGATTCTGGGCCAGCCGGAATTCCGTGATGTCGACAAGGTGAAGGACATATTGGAGCTTTTGGAGCGCCATGACCAGCTCATTCACTTGTTCGGAGTGCCGGCGGATGGGCTTACGGTCCGCATCGGCCAGGAAAATCAGCTGGACGCGATCAAGCAATGCAGTATCGTCACCACTTCCTATTCACTCGGCGGAAAGCCGGTGGGAATGGTGGGGATTCTCGGCCCGACGCGCATGGAGTACGGCAGAGTCATTACTGTGCTGAACTACCTGGCGGAAGGCTTGTCGCGCATGCTGACTTCGCAGTTTGAGAAATAA
- the grpE gene encoding nucleotide exchange factor GrpE: MSEEKITQDPTAEEEQTTEATQQPDAEAVNWEQEAARWKAQAEEHQNRMLRAMADMENLRRRVRKEQEDLAKYASQKVVEELLPILDNFERALAADKEAMTLESLLTGVDMVYRQMVQVFEKEGLTAIQAKGQPFDPHIHQAVMQTQDPEFDSGVVVEELQKGYMFKDRVVRPAMVKVNE; the protein is encoded by the coding sequence TTGAGCGAAGAAAAGATCACGCAAGACCCGACTGCTGAAGAGGAGCAAACGACAGAAGCGACGCAGCAGCCGGATGCGGAAGCAGTAAATTGGGAACAGGAAGCAGCCCGGTGGAAGGCGCAGGCGGAAGAGCATCAAAATCGGATGCTGCGTGCCATGGCTGACATGGAAAACCTCAGAAGACGCGTGCGCAAGGAGCAGGAAGACTTGGCCAAGTACGCCTCCCAAAAAGTGGTGGAGGAGCTGCTGCCGATTCTGGACAACTTCGAGCGTGCGTTAGCCGCGGACAAGGAAGCGATGACCTTGGAATCCCTCTTGACGGGCGTGGACATGGTCTACCGTCAGATGGTGCAAGTCTTCGAAAAGGAAGGCTTGACGGCGATTCAGGCGAAAGGTCAGCCTTTCGATCCGCATATACATCAGGCAGTCATGCAGACACAGGATCCGGAGTTTGATTCCGGCGTCGTAGTGGAAGAACTGCAAAAAGGATACATGTTCAAAGACCGCGTCGTTCGTCCGGCGATGGTCAAAGTGAACGAATAA
- the dnaK gene encoding molecular chaperone DnaK, producing MSRVIGIDLGTTNSCVAVMEGGEPVVIANAEGNRTTPSVVAFKNGERIVGEAAKRQAITNPDNTVISIKRHMGTSHKETLEGNEYTPQQISAMILQKLKADAESYLGEPVTQAVITVPAYFNDSQRQATKDAGKIAGLEVLRIVNEPTAAALAYGMEKAEDQTVLVFDLGGGTFDVSILELSEGFFEVKATSGDNKLGGDDFDQVIMDYLVSEFKKEHGIDLSKDRMAQQRLKDAAEKAKKDLSGVLTTTISLPFITADATGPKHLEMNLTRAKFEELSSNLVERTMGPTRQALQDAGLTPNEIDKVILVGGSTRIPAVQEAIKKFTGKEPHKGVNPDEVVALGAAVQAGVLTGDVKDVVLLDVTPLSLGIETLGGVFTKLIDRNTTIPTSKSQVFSTAADNQTGVEIHVLQGERQMAADNKTLGRFTLTDIPPAPRGVPQIEVSFDIDANGIVNVRAKDLGTGKEQRITITSNSGLSDEEIERMVKEAELNAEADKQRKEQVEIRNEADQLVFTTEKTLKEVEGKVDQSEIDRANAAKDKVKKALEGGNIDEIKSAKDELSQIIQQISVKLYEQAAQAAQGAQGGAEGQEAKKDNVVDADYEVVDDKK from the coding sequence ATGAGTCGCGTAATCGGAATTGACCTTGGAACTACCAACTCTTGTGTTGCGGTAATGGAAGGCGGAGAGCCTGTCGTTATCGCCAACGCGGAAGGAAACCGCACCACTCCGTCGGTCGTCGCTTTCAAAAACGGCGAGCGCATTGTAGGGGAAGCCGCAAAGCGCCAAGCGATTACCAACCCGGACAACACCGTAATTTCCATCAAGCGCCACATGGGTACTTCCCATAAAGAAACCCTCGAGGGCAATGAGTACACGCCTCAACAAATCTCTGCGATGATCCTGCAAAAGCTGAAAGCAGACGCAGAGAGCTACCTGGGCGAGCCAGTGACGCAGGCAGTTATTACGGTTCCCGCTTATTTCAACGACAGCCAGCGTCAAGCGACAAAAGACGCGGGTAAAATCGCAGGTCTGGAAGTATTGCGCATCGTCAACGAACCGACGGCTGCCGCTCTTGCATACGGCATGGAAAAAGCGGAGGATCAAACCGTTCTGGTCTTTGACCTTGGCGGCGGTACGTTCGACGTGTCCATTCTGGAGCTCTCCGAAGGCTTCTTCGAAGTAAAAGCGACCTCCGGCGACAACAAGCTGGGCGGGGACGACTTCGACCAAGTGATCATGGACTACCTGGTGAGCGAGTTCAAAAAAGAGCACGGCATCGACCTTTCCAAAGACCGCATGGCGCAGCAACGCCTGAAAGATGCTGCTGAAAAAGCGAAAAAAGACCTCTCCGGCGTGCTGACCACCACCATCTCGCTGCCATTTATTACGGCAGATGCGACGGGTCCAAAGCACTTGGAGATGAACCTGACACGCGCGAAATTCGAAGAACTGTCTTCCAACCTCGTAGAGCGCACCATGGGACCTACTCGCCAGGCGCTCCAAGACGCTGGACTGACTCCAAACGAGATCGACAAAGTCATCCTCGTGGGTGGTTCCACTCGCATTCCGGCCGTTCAGGAAGCGATCAAGAAATTCACCGGCAAGGAGCCTCATAAAGGCGTGAACCCGGATGAGGTCGTAGCGCTGGGTGCTGCCGTACAGGCAGGCGTACTCACGGGTGACGTGAAAGACGTCGTCCTGCTCGACGTAACCCCTCTCTCCTTGGGTATCGAAACCTTGGGCGGCGTATTCACCAAGCTGATCGATCGCAACACCACGATCCCGACCAGCAAATCCCAAGTGTTCTCTACTGCGGCTGACAACCAGACAGGCGTAGAGATTCACGTCCTGCAAGGCGAGCGTCAAATGGCAGCCGATAACAAGACGCTGGGCCGCTTCACGCTGACCGACATTCCGCCAGCACCGCGCGGCGTGCCGCAAATCGAGGTATCCTTCGACATCGATGCGAACGGGATCGTAAACGTGCGTGCGAAAGACTTGGGCACAGGCAAAGAGCAGCGCATTACCATCACCTCGAACTCCGGCCTGTCCGACGAGGAAATCGAACGCATGGTAAAAGAAGCGGAGCTCAACGCGGAAGCCGACAAGCAGCGCAAAGAGCAAGTGGAAATCCGCAACGAAGCTGACCAGCTCGTGTTTACGACCGAGAAAACCTTGAAAGAGGTAGAAGGCAAAGTAGATCAATCGGAGATCGACCGCGCCAACGCTGCCAAAGACAAGGTGAAAAAAGCGCTCGAAGGCGGCAACATCGACGAGATCAAGTCCGCGAAAGACGAACTGTCCCAGATCATCCAACAAATTTCTGTGAAGCTGTACGAGCAAGCAGCACAGGCTGCGCAAGGCGCTCAAGGCGGAGCAGAAGGACAAGAGGCGAAGAAGGACAATGTCGTCGACGCAGACTATGAAGTCGTAGACGATAAAAAGTAA
- the dnaJ gene encoding molecular chaperone DnaJ encodes MKRDYYEVLGVSKDADADEIKKAYRKLARQYHPDVNKAADAEEKFKEVKEAYDVLSEPQKRAQYDRFGHQDPNQGFGGGFDASGMGGFGDIFDMFFGGGRRANPNAPRKGSDLQFGLSIDFTDAVFGKETDVEIPKEAECDTCHGSGAKPGTSVETCKTCGGSGQQEVAANTPFGRIVNRRVCTTCEGKGKVYKEKCTTCRGSGRVKVRRKIHLNIPAGVDDGAQLRVSGEGEPGVNGGPPGDLYVVLRVKSHEFFEREGNDIYCEVPLTFAQAALGDEIEVPTVDGRVKLKIPAGTQTETFFRLRGKGVPHLRGSGRGDQHVKVRVITPTRLSDKQKELLRELAELSGEKPGLGVHGAEDESFFEKMKRAFRGE; translated from the coding sequence ATGAAACGCGATTATTACGAGGTGCTAGGGGTCAGCAAGGACGCGGACGCGGACGAGATCAAGAAAGCGTACCGCAAGCTGGCGCGCCAGTACCATCCGGATGTAAATAAAGCCGCGGACGCGGAAGAGAAGTTCAAGGAAGTAAAAGAAGCGTACGATGTCTTGTCCGAGCCGCAAAAGCGCGCACAGTACGACCGCTTCGGGCACCAGGATCCGAATCAGGGCTTCGGCGGCGGCTTTGACGCTTCGGGGATGGGCGGCTTCGGAGATATTTTTGATATGTTCTTCGGAGGCGGGAGACGGGCCAATCCGAATGCGCCCCGCAAAGGCTCCGACCTGCAATTTGGTCTCAGCATCGACTTTACGGATGCGGTATTCGGAAAAGAGACGGACGTGGAAATCCCGAAAGAAGCGGAGTGCGATACGTGTCACGGGTCCGGGGCGAAACCGGGCACAAGTGTGGAGACGTGCAAAACGTGCGGGGGCAGCGGGCAGCAGGAAGTGGCCGCGAATACGCCGTTCGGCCGGATTGTAAACCGCCGCGTTTGTACGACGTGCGAGGGCAAAGGGAAAGTGTACAAGGAAAAGTGCACCACCTGCCGCGGCAGCGGACGTGTCAAGGTGCGCCGCAAGATTCATCTCAACATCCCGGCCGGCGTAGATGATGGTGCGCAGCTGCGTGTCTCCGGTGAAGGCGAGCCAGGCGTAAACGGCGGACCTCCGGGCGATCTGTACGTCGTCTTGCGGGTGAAAAGCCACGAGTTTTTCGAACGCGAAGGAAATGATATATACTGTGAAGTTCCGCTCACGTTTGCACAGGCAGCCCTCGGAGACGAGATTGAAGTCCCGACGGTAGACGGCCGCGTGAAGCTGAAGATTCCGGCAGGGACACAGACGGAAACATTCTTCCGGCTGCGCGGGAAAGGCGTTCCGCATCTGCGCGGCAGCGGCCGTGGCGACCAGCATGTGAAAGTCCGCGTGATCACGCCGACCAGGCTGAGCGACAAGCAAAAGGAGCTGTTGCGCGAGCTGGCTGAATTGTCGGGGGAAAAGCCGGGCCTGGGAGTGCACGGGGCGGAAGATGAAAGCTTTTTTGAAAAAATGAAACGGGCATTCCGCGGCGAATAA
- the prmA gene encoding 50S ribosomal protein L11 methyltransferase: MKWSEISIHTTAEATEAVSSILYEMGANGVVIEDPEVLHREWDTPFGEIYQLSPDDFPAEGVFVKAYLPVDSSELFDVVEELKEQLAQLTEYGLDIGKALIAVNDVHEDEWAHAWKKYYKPVHVTDRMTIKPVWEEYEPRHPDEIIIEMDPGMAFGTGTHPTTILCLRAVEKYVDEGDRVYDVGTGTAILSIAAVKLGAEHVLAMDLDEVAVRSAQANTELNGVHEKITVRQNNLLDGVEEPVEVVVANILAEVIVRFTDDVYRVLKPEGVFIASGIIQAREADVKKALADSGLVVVETIMIDDWVAIVSKKR, from the coding sequence GTGAAATGGTCAGAAATCAGTATCCATACAACAGCGGAGGCTACGGAGGCGGTATCCAGCATTCTGTACGAAATGGGTGCGAATGGCGTCGTTATCGAAGACCCGGAGGTGCTGCATCGCGAATGGGATACGCCGTTTGGTGAAATCTACCAGCTCTCTCCGGATGATTTTCCGGCCGAGGGCGTATTCGTTAAAGCATACTTGCCGGTAGACAGCAGCGAGCTGTTTGATGTGGTGGAAGAGTTGAAAGAGCAGCTGGCGCAGTTGACCGAGTACGGATTGGACATCGGGAAGGCGTTGATCGCTGTAAACGATGTGCACGAAGACGAATGGGCCCACGCCTGGAAAAAGTATTACAAGCCGGTGCACGTGACGGATCGGATGACGATCAAGCCCGTATGGGAAGAGTACGAGCCGAGACACCCGGACGAGATCATCATCGAGATGGACCCGGGAATGGCGTTCGGCACCGGAACACACCCTACGACAATCCTGTGTCTGCGCGCCGTGGAAAAATACGTGGACGAAGGAGATCGTGTCTATGACGTTGGGACAGGCACTGCCATCCTGAGCATCGCTGCGGTGAAGCTCGGCGCCGAGCACGTCCTCGCGATGGATCTGGACGAGGTCGCGGTACGGTCTGCCCAGGCCAACACGGAACTGAACGGCGTCCATGAAAAAATTACGGTGCGGCAGAACAACTTGCTCGATGGCGTGGAAGAGCCGGTCGAGGTCGTCGTCGCAAACATTTTGGCGGAAGTCATTGTGCGATTTACCGACGATGTCTACCGGGTGCTGAAGCCGGAAGGGGTGTTCATTGCGTCCGGCATCATTCAAGCGCGGGAAGCCGATGTGAAGAAGGCTTTGGCAGATTCGGGTCTCGTCGTAGTGGAAACGATTATGATCGACGACTGGGTAGCAATTGTGTCAAAAAAACGATAG
- a CDS encoding 16S rRNA (uracil(1498)-N(3))-methyltransferase: MQRYFVEPDHFTDHEVTIVGDDVHHIVNVMRAKEGEEIFVSDGSGRSARARLAILSAKEVKATVVERLEEKRELPIRVTIGQGLPKGEKMEWILQKGTELGAFSFFPFSSERTIVKLDAKKEAKKLERWRKIIKEAAEQSHRDVLPQLLPPVSFREALAAGAQYTRCVIAYEKEGGATLHQVMDELSAKDSLLVLIGPEGGFSPDEVAQAEAKGFLSVSLGPRILRTETASQYVLACASYQFERMTPSTT, from the coding sequence ATGCAACGATATTTTGTCGAGCCAGATCACTTTACTGACCATGAGGTAACGATTGTCGGAGACGACGTCCACCATATTGTAAATGTGATGCGGGCAAAAGAAGGCGAAGAGATCTTCGTCTCTGACGGATCTGGCAGGTCGGCACGGGCCAGACTTGCCATCCTGTCTGCAAAAGAAGTGAAAGCGACCGTAGTGGAGCGGCTGGAAGAGAAGCGGGAACTCCCGATTCGCGTTACCATCGGACAGGGACTCCCCAAAGGCGAGAAGATGGAGTGGATCTTGCAGAAAGGGACGGAGCTGGGGGCGTTCTCCTTTTTCCCGTTTTCTTCGGAGCGCACGATCGTCAAGCTGGACGCCAAAAAAGAGGCGAAAAAGCTGGAGCGCTGGCGCAAGATCATCAAGGAGGCGGCAGAGCAGTCGCATCGCGATGTTTTGCCGCAGCTGCTCCCTCCCGTCTCCTTTCGAGAGGCGCTCGCGGCTGGCGCACAGTACACCCGCTGCGTCATCGCGTATGAAAAAGAGGGGGGCGCTACCCTGCACCAGGTGATGGACGAACTGTCTGCGAAGGATTCCCTGCTCGTCCTCATCGGACCGGAAGGGGGATTCTCCCCGGATGAGGTGGCGCAGGCGGAAGCGAAAGGATTTCTTTCCGTCTCCCTCGGCCCCCGAATCCTGCGTACAGAAACGGCCAGTCAGTACGTGCTGGCGTGCGCTTCTTACCAGTTTGAACGGATGACTCCATCCACAACTTGA
- the mtaB gene encoding tRNA (N(6)-L-threonylcarbamoyladenosine(37)-C(2))-methylthiotransferase MtaB: MSTVAFHTLGCKVNSYETEAIWQLFKAEGYERVDFEQDEADVYVINTCTVTNTGDKKSRQVIRRAIRRNPEAIVAVTGCYAQTSPSEIAQIPGVDIIVGTQGREKLIEYVNQIQVERQPINAVGNIMKAREFEELDVPNFTDRTRASLKIQEGCNNFCTFCIIPWARGLMRSRKPESVIEQAQKLVDAGYLEIVLTGIHTGGYGEDLEDYNLAKLLVDLHKVEGLKRIRISSIEASQITDEVIEVINNSDRVVRHLHVPLQAGDDEVLKRMRRKYTTAEFYEKMVKVREALPGAAITTDVIVGFPGETEEQFMNGYEFIKKIGFAELHVFPYSMRTGTPAARMTDQIPEEVKHERVTRLLELNQQLTLDYSRKFVGDVLEVIPERPYKEAPDSGLLMGYSDNYLNVVFPGDESMIGKICKVRLDEPGSEYCKGTFVRVLEDDPLPLLKERAI; the protein is encoded by the coding sequence ATGTCTACCGTTGCTTTTCATACATTGGGCTGCAAAGTAAACAGCTACGAAACCGAGGCCATTTGGCAGCTGTTCAAGGCGGAAGGCTACGAGCGAGTCGACTTCGAACAGGATGAGGCCGACGTTTACGTCATCAATACATGTACCGTAACCAATACAGGGGATAAGAAAAGCCGTCAGGTGATTCGCCGTGCGATTCGACGCAATCCGGAGGCGATCGTCGCGGTCACAGGCTGCTATGCGCAAACCTCCCCGAGTGAGATCGCGCAAATTCCCGGAGTCGACATCATCGTCGGGACACAAGGGCGCGAAAAGCTGATCGAGTACGTGAATCAGATCCAGGTAGAGCGCCAGCCGATCAATGCGGTCGGCAACATCATGAAAGCCCGCGAGTTCGAGGAGCTGGATGTACCGAACTTCACGGACCGCACCCGCGCTTCCCTGAAAATCCAGGAGGGCTGCAACAACTTCTGCACCTTCTGCATCATTCCTTGGGCGCGTGGCCTGATGCGTTCCCGAAAGCCGGAGAGCGTAATTGAGCAAGCGCAAAAGCTGGTGGATGCCGGCTATCTGGAAATCGTTTTGACCGGGATCCATACAGGCGGCTATGGAGAGGATCTGGAAGATTACAACCTCGCGAAGCTGCTGGTCGATCTGCACAAAGTGGAAGGCTTGAAACGCATCCGGATCAGCTCCATCGAAGCCAGCCAGATCACCGACGAAGTGATCGAGGTGATCAACAACTCGGACCGTGTGGTGCGCCATTTGCACGTTCCGCTTCAAGCCGGAGATGACGAAGTGCTCAAGCGCATGCGCCGCAAGTACACGACGGCTGAATTCTACGAAAAGATGGTCAAGGTGCGCGAAGCTCTGCCGGGAGCGGCGATTACGACCGACGTCATTGTCGGCTTCCCGGGGGAAACCGAAGAGCAGTTTATGAACGGCTATGAGTTCATCAAAAAAATCGGCTTTGCCGAGCTGCACGTATTCCCGTACTCCATGCGTACCGGTACGCCGGCTGCCCGCATGACGGATCAGATTCCGGAAGAAGTGAAGCATGAGCGTGTCACCAGACTGCTGGAGCTGAATCAGCAGTTGACACTCGACTACTCCCGCAAGTTCGTCGGAGACGTATTGGAAGTCATTCCTGAGCGTCCGTACAAGGAAGCGCCGGACAGCGGGCTCTTAATGGGCTATTCCGACAACTACCTCAACGTCGTCTTCCCGGGCGACGAGAGTATGATCGGGAAAATTTGCAAGGTGCGTCTGGATGAGCCGGGCTCCGAATACTGCAAAGGGACCTTTGTGCGCGTCCTTGAAGATGACCCGCTGCCTCTGTTGAAGGAGCGAGCCATATGA
- a CDS encoding NUDIX domain-containing protein, with protein MKEISAGGVVYREQDGEYMLLLIEDRYGKVTLAKGKQEIGETIEETALREVLEETGVAGRLGAKLDMITYVYQHPVTGESVDKEVHYYLVEAYNTEITVQLEEINDVHWHPAKEAWELQQARGYRNNDKVFLLAFQQLGIEV; from the coding sequence ATGAAAGAGATTTCGGCTGGAGGGGTCGTCTACCGCGAGCAGGACGGAGAGTACATGCTCCTCTTGATCGAGGACCGGTACGGCAAGGTGACCTTGGCAAAAGGGAAGCAGGAGATTGGCGAGACCATCGAGGAGACCGCTTTGCGCGAAGTCTTGGAAGAGACGGGCGTCGCGGGACGACTGGGAGCCAAACTGGACATGATCACGTATGTGTATCAGCATCCTGTGACAGGAGAATCTGTCGACAAGGAAGTGCACTACTACCTGGTCGAGGCGTACAATACGGAGATCACCGTGCAGCTGGAAGAAATCAACGACGTCCACTGGCATCCGGCCAAGGAAGCGTGGGAGCTCCAGCAAGCGCGGGGCTATCGAAACAACGACAAAGTATTTCTCTTGGCTTTCCAACAATTAGGGATAGAGGTGTAG
- the deoC gene encoding deoxyribose-phosphate aldolase gives MIDKLCAEAKEHDFASVCVNPYWVKRSASLLAGTDVKVCTVIGFPLGASTPEVKAAETRDAIANGATEVDMVLNVGALKSGDLEAVKGDVAAVKQAAGEVLVKVILETGLLTDEEKVTACKLCVEAGADYVKTSTGFGPGGATVEDIALMRKTVGPDIGVKASGGVRDGEAARAMIEAGASRIGTSSGVAIVTGAKPAGNGY, from the coding sequence ATGATCGACAAGCTGTGTGCGGAAGCAAAGGAGCATGACTTCGCGTCCGTTTGCGTGAACCCGTATTGGGTGAAGCGCTCGGCGTCCCTTTTGGCGGGAACGGATGTAAAAGTGTGCACAGTCATCGGTTTCCCTCTCGGCGCGAGCACACCGGAAGTGAAGGCAGCGGAAACTCGGGATGCGATCGCGAATGGTGCGACGGAAGTCGATATGGTGCTGAACGTGGGAGCCTTGAAGTCCGGCGATCTGGAAGCGGTCAAAGGGGACGTAGCCGCAGTGAAGCAGGCGGCAGGAGAAGTGCTGGTCAAGGTCATTTTGGAAACCGGCCTCTTGACCGACGAAGAAAAGGTAACAGCTTGCAAGCTTTGCGTTGAAGCTGGGGCGGACTACGTAAAAACGTCTACCGGCTTCGGACCTGGCGGAGCGACCGTCGAAGACATCGCGCTTATGCGCAAAACAGTGGGGCCTGACATCGGTGTCAAAGCTTCTGGCGGCGTTCGCGACGGAGAAGCGGCACGGGCCATGATCGAGGCGGGAGCGAGCCGTATCGGTACCAGCTCCGGCGTAGCGATCGTGACCGGTGCAAAACCGGCAGGCAACGGATATTAG
- a CDS encoding CidA/LrgA family protein: protein MKIVLGVLILLAFYGAGTVASSWLHIPLPGNLVGMLLLTLCLCMGWIRMEWVERASSFLIRHMMLFFVPIIVGVASYMHWMIQAPWTIVLSLVLGPMAVMLVTGRVVEWYLRRHKQKQTAEPAVPEEGRALDA from the coding sequence ATGAAGATCGTCCTGGGGGTTTTGATCTTGCTCGCCTTTTACGGTGCAGGGACAGTGGCGAGCAGTTGGCTGCACATTCCCTTGCCGGGCAATTTGGTAGGAATGCTGCTGTTGACATTGTGTCTCTGCATGGGGTGGATTCGCATGGAGTGGGTCGAGCGGGCGAGTTCCTTTCTGATTCGCCACATGATGCTGTTTTTCGTGCCAATTATCGTCGGGGTCGCCTCGTACATGCACTGGATGATCCAAGCTCCGTGGACGATCGTCCTGTCGCTGGTGCTTGGACCCATGGCAGTGATGCTTGTGACGGGACGTGTCGTTGAGTGGTATTTGCGACGGCATAAGCAAAAGCAAACGGCGGAGCCTGCCGTCCCAGAGGAAGGGAGGGCTCTCGATGCTTAG